The genomic window ATTTGGCTAAAAAAGATTTCCCAAAAGCATTGGAAACTTTGAAAAAGGTTAATCAATACCAGCTTTCAAAAGAAGAAAATACACAATACATCCTGAAATTAGGATATGCCAAGTTCATGATGGGAGATTCAAAAGGCGCTACAGATGCACTGGAAGAAGCTTACAAAACTGCCGACGAGTCTCAAAAAGGGGATATTGCTTATATGCTGGGACATTTGTATTACTCCAACCGTCAGAACGACAAGGCTTTCCAGTATTTTGATTCTGTAAAAGATCAGCCGAAATATTCGAAGCTGGTGCGTCCTTATTATGTTCAGATGTATTATAATGATAAGGATTATGACAAGGCAATATCTGAAGGTACAGCTTTGCTTAACGAAGATATTTCCGATGCTTATAAAGCAGAAGTTCACAAGATTATCGGTGAAAGTTATTTCATGAAAGGTGATTATGATTCTGCTTATCCTCACTTAAAAGATTACTTAAGTGTTCAGCAAAATCCGTCTGAAAATGACCTTTATGAGATGGGATTTGTGGCAGCACAGCTTAAAAAATATGATGAAGCGGTTTCTTATTATAACCAATTGTTAAACAGCAATTCCGCTTTAGCTCAAAATGCTTACTATCAGCTTGGAAATGCTTATTTGGCGGTGGATAAGAAGCAGGAAGCTCTTTCGGCTTTCCGTTCGTCTTACCAGATGGATTATGATGCGAAGGTTAAAAAACTGGCACATGAACAGTATGCGAAGTTAAGCTACGACATTGGTAACCCGTTTGAAAGTGCTTCGACGGTAATTCAAAATTATATTAATGAAAATCAGAATGATCCGAATGCATCTGAAATGAGATCGCTTTTGGTGAAATCTTATTTATATTCAGGGAATTATAAAGAAACGTTGAATGCCATTGATAAGCTTCAGGACTCGACTCCGGAGATCAATAAGGTAGATCAGGAAGTTTCTTATTTATTGGGAACTGAGGAATTTAATAAAGGAAATTATGATGAAGCAGAACAGTATTTCCTGAGAAGTTTAGGATTTAATATTAATAAAGAATTTAATAACAGGGCTTTATATTGGCTTGGACAGGTGTATTACCAGAAAGGAAATTACCCTTCCGCGATCGCCCGTTATGAAAAACTGCTTAACGAAAATTTCCCTGAAAAGCAGCAATTGCCTTATGATTTGGGATATGCCTATTTTAAATCTAAAAAATTCGATCAGGCGGAAACTTATTTTAAGCAATATTTAACCAATCCGAAACCGGAGTTTAAAAATGATGCAGAACTTCGTCTGGCAGACATCAATTATGCCAACAATAATCTGAACGAAGCGATCGCGATCTATGATAAAAATGAAGACGCCACCGATTATACTTTATACCAAAAAGGAATGGCTTTAGGCTTTAAAGGAGATACTCAGGCGAAGATCACCAACCTTAAAAATCTTTTATCAAAATATCCGGGATCTGATTATTACGACGATGCCCAGTACGAAATTGGTACGGCTTACGCAGCTCAGGATGATTTTGCCAATTCGAACGATTTCTTTAATAAAGTAATTAAAACTTCGTCCGATAGCGACTTGGTGGCCAATGCTTCGATCTACAGAGCTCAGAATTATATCGATCAGAATCAGAGTGATAAAGCTTTATCTGAGCTAAAAGCTTTGGGTGAGCATTATAAAAACTCGATTTATGCAGAGAAAATCGTTCAGGCTGCAAAACCGATCTTCACGAAAAATGGTGATGTAGCAGGCTATGAAAGCTTTGCGAAAAGTATCGGCGTAAATGTGGATGCTTCCGAAATCGATGAAATCAACCTTTCTACAGCAAAACAATATTTCGCGAAGAAAGATTACAAAAATGCCATTTCTTATTACGAAAAATATTTAACTCAAAACCCAACGGGAGAAGGGCTTTACCAGGCGAAATATGAATTGGGGGAAAGTTATTATCAGACCAAGAATACGACAAAAGCTTTGTTGGTTTTGATGGAGGTTGCCAATCTTGCCAACGACTATCAGGATGATGCACAAACCCGTCTGGCACAGATTTATGTGGCTCAGGGTGATAATAATGAAGCGAAAAAGTACCTGGAAAATATCAAAAATTCATCGAATGTAAATATTAAAAACTACGCAAATGTAGAATTAATGAAGATTTACGGTGACGAAAAGAACTTCTCGGAAGCTGAAAAGCTGGCCGATGCGGTGATTGCCAACAACAAAAACTCTGCAGCAGTGATTGAAACGGCAAAAGTGATCAAAGCCAGAAGCCTGATGAATTCAGGGAAGGATAAAGATGCACAAACGGCATATGCTTCTCTTGAAAAGTCTTCTAACACGGCGGTTGCGGCAGAAGCATTATATGCAAAAGCCTTCTATCAAAACAAAGGAAAAGCCTTTAAATCTTCGAATGAAACGATCTTTAAGCTGGCTAATAATTACTCTTCCGAAGAATATTGGGGGGCAAAAGCGCTCGTTTTGATGGCGAAAAATTATATTGGCTTAAAAGACAATTACCAGGCAAGTTATACATGCGACCAGATCATTGAAAATTACAAGGATTTCCCTGAGATTGTTGCTGAAGCGAAAGAGGTTAAAAAACAGATTAAAAAGTAAAAGTAGTAAAAAGGCAGCAGGATTTTGAGCTTAATGTTGAGGCTGCTGCATTTTAAATATCGATAAATTATGATGAAATATATTCTTCCAATCATATTTTTAGGGGTCTCGTCAGTAGCGTTTTCCCAGATCAAAGAAGAAAAACTGATTCTTAATAAAAAAAGAGAACCGGAAGTAAAAAAGATCGAAAAAAAGAAAACTTCTGTGGAAACCATAAAAAATTATCCACCGGAAGAGAAATCCCAGAACCCTGTAAAATACACGATTACAGACGTTCCTGCGGTTTCTGATTTCAAAACTTCTACCATTCAGGGGCAGGATGTAACGCCGAAATTTGAAGGATCGGCTCAGAACAACTATATCCAGTTCGGAATGGGGAATTACGGTAAAATCCTGGGGGATGCCAATATTTCAAAAACGCTGGAAAATAAGATTGAAGTTGGGGTAGATGCGCATTTTCTTTCGACTCAGGGTCTGAAAAAAGAATATGCATGGGATTCTAAGCAAAGTTCGACAACATTGGGCGCTTTTCTTAATTCTTACGGAGATAAAGGAAAATTTAACTTAAATGCGGAATACGGCTTAAACAGTTATAACTATTATGGGATTTATGCTTTAGAACCAGGTGATGTTGATCTGGATCAGAGGATTAATCAGTTTAAAGTAAATGGTTATTACGATTTTTATTCTAATGAAATTTTAAATGATGTAAGGGTAAAATCTTCATTTTTAAAAGATCATTTTGATGCTCAGGAAAATCAGGTTTCGATATTGGCTAATTTATCTAAACATGCCGTTGAAATCGGAAAATCAGGGATTAATTTAAATGCAGATTTAGGAGTAGGCTTGGAAGCTGTGAAGAGTGAATTTGCAATCAGAGATAAAAATAATTCTAATTTTGTTAATACCAGTTTAGCTCCGAAAGTGACGTTCAGAAAAGGGGAATCT from Chryseobacterium wanjuense includes these protein-coding regions:
- a CDS encoding tetratricopeptide repeat protein; the protein is MNSKKILLATAVLYFGISDAQQSQYFTQKENYRFNLAENLYQTKIYNASQYEYARQYFYNQNLSRSRKEAAQFFDNVIGVILQKNHAEEGLTAFMKEYPNSAYFAQANLPLADYYLAKKDFPKALETLKKVNQYQLSKEENTQYILKLGYAKFMMGDSKGATDALEEAYKTADESQKGDIAYMLGHLYYSNRQNDKAFQYFDSVKDQPKYSKLVRPYYVQMYYNDKDYDKAISEGTALLNEDISDAYKAEVHKIIGESYFMKGDYDSAYPHLKDYLSVQQNPSENDLYEMGFVAAQLKKYDEAVSYYNQLLNSNSALAQNAYYQLGNAYLAVDKKQEALSAFRSSYQMDYDAKVKKLAHEQYAKLSYDIGNPFESASTVIQNYINENQNDPNASEMRSLLVKSYLYSGNYKETLNAIDKLQDSTPEINKVDQEVSYLLGTEEFNKGNYDEAEQYFLRSLGFNINKEFNNRALYWLGQVYYQKGNYPSAIARYEKLLNENFPEKQQLPYDLGYAYFKSKKFDQAETYFKQYLTNPKPEFKNDAELRLADINYANNNLNEAIAIYDKNEDATDYTLYQKGMALGFKGDTQAKITNLKNLLSKYPGSDYYDDAQYEIGTAYAAQDDFANSNDFFNKVIKTSSDSDLVANASIYRAQNYIDQNQSDKALSELKALGEHYKNSIYAEKIVQAAKPIFTKNGDVAGYESFAKSIGVNVDASEIDEINLSTAKQYFAKKDYKNAISYYEKYLTQNPTGEGLYQAKYELGESYYQTKNTTKALLVLMEVANLANDYQDDAQTRLAQIYVAQGDNNEAKKYLENIKNSSNVNIKNYANVELMKIYGDEKNFSEAEKLADAVIANNKNSAAVIETAKVIKARSLMNSGKDKDAQTAYASLEKSSNTAVAAEALYAKAFYQNKGKAFKSSNETIFKLANNYSSEEYWGAKALVLMAKNYIGLKDNYQASYTCDQIIENYKDFPEIVAEAKEVKKQIKK
- a CDS encoding TonB-dependent receptor, with the translated sequence MMKYILPIIFLGVSSVAFSQIKEEKLILNKKREPEVKKIEKKKTSVETIKNYPPEEKSQNPVKYTITDVPAVSDFKTSTIQGQDVTPKFEGSAQNNYIQFGMGNYGKILGDANISKTLENKIEVGVDAHFLSTQGLKKEYAWDSKQSSTTLGAFLNSYGDKGKFNLNAEYGLNSYNYYGIYALEPGDVDLDQRINQFKVNGYYDFYSNEILNDVRVKSSFLKDHFDAQENQVSILANLSKHAVEIGKSGINLNADLGVGLEAVKSEFAIRDKNNSNFVNTSLAPKVTFRKGESYLMLGSSFSFLNSKNQNDLMAEQMKNNKTYWFPQAEFQYAAAKEFKFYGGVDGGLKLNTYADLLQQNPFILSDQYLKPTETKYHFYVGLRGDIDEMFKYDVSAGYGKMKDIMFFKANSIFDTDYTLNRSAYNFANTFSAVYDDGNVGDIKGSLQYFPLANLVLDGEVKFTKFDLKNYEDIYNVPLVTATIGAKYTMLDQKLLLGFKGIFASDRTTNSFMIEGVGSPMMYQSTEDTNDKVGGYADLNLSAEYKIHKNFSIFALGNNLLSSKYQTYKGYKVLGAQVLGGVKITF